A single Primulina eburnea isolate SZY01 chromosome 11, ASM2296580v1, whole genome shotgun sequence DNA region contains:
- the LOC140804316 gene encoding inactive protein kinase SELMODRAFT_444075-like, translating to MSLRQKIGDFRSSELDVEKSVVVVAVKFSKDISRTALNWALTNVAKPGDCVRLLVVIPTHSSSKKLWGFPKIGSDCSTGNWRSMSGTVLDQKDHITDLCNQMMSQLQDIYDPEKVRVKMKMVYESEDGVVASEAKRTQTKWVVLEKRMKKEANFCMEQLDCNLVVVKNSEAQLLRLNLMEPTEKEINTIPDSASSMKYLKDEFNSMKVLNVTPTSSPEHTSFKTTVDRISSISSFSEINWDLRVKHILPSRGHHDFEESDSESASENPSSLSTSISSQQWIEDLSSADESSKQLNESIQEPGSTSQSERNQDFRKNVREIMLPNKNAPHDPPPLCTVCQHKTPSFGNPPRLFSYAELEQATSVFSKDNFLAEGGYGSVHRGVLPDGLVIAVKQHKLASTQGDREFCSEVQVLSCAQHRNVVMLIGYCVENRRRLLVYEFICNGSLDSHLYGHSYDPLDWTARRKIAIGAARGLRYLHEECRIGCIVHRDMRPNNILLTHDFEPLVGDFGLARLQPDGDSGAETRIIGTFGYLAPEYAQTGQVSDKADIYSFGVVLVELVTGRKAVDINRPKGEQCLTEWARPLLEENAFWKLVDPRLNGCYLETEVQGMIHAASLCIQRDPESRPRMSQVLRMLEDDTYI from the exons ATGAGTTTGAGGCAAAAGATTGGGGATTTTAGAAGCAGCGAATTGGATGTGGAGAAGAGTGTCGTTGTTGTTGCTGTGAAGTTTTCTAAAGATATTTCAAGAACTGCTTTGAATTGGGCTTTAACTAATGTAGCCAAGCCAGGGGATTGTGTTAGGCTGCTGGTGGTTATTCCAACTCATAGCTCAA GTAAAAAACTATGGGGTTTTCCGAAAATTGGTAGTGATTGCTCGACTGGTAACTGGAGATCAATGTCGGGAACTGTTTTAGATCAGAAGGATCATATTACTGATTTATGCAACCAGATGATGAGTCAACTCCAAGATATTTATGATCCAGAGAAG GTGAGAGTGAAGATGAAAATGGTTTACGAATCTGAAGATGGAGTAGTCGCATCTGAAGCCAAGAGAACTCAAACAAAATGGGTTGTATTGGAAAA GAGAATGAAAAAGGAAGCAAACTTTTGCATGGAGCAGCTTGACTGCAATCTTGTGGTTGTGAAAAACTCCGAGGCACAGCTTCTTCGGCTGAATTTGATGGAACCAACTGAGAAGGAAATTAATACAATTCCAGATTCAGCATCTTCTATGAAATATCTGAAGGATGAATTCAACAGTATGAAAGTGCTAAATGTGACTCCAACAAGCAGCCCTGAGCACACATCATTCAAGACAACGGTTGACCGGATATCCTCAATTTCCAGCTTTTCTGAAATTAATTGGGATTTAAGGGTGAAACATATTTTACCATCAAGGGGACATCACGACTTTGAAGAATCTGACTCAGAGTCAGCCAGTGAGAATCCAAGCTCTCTTTCAACGAGTATAAGTTCCCAGCAATGGATTGAAGATCTGAGTTCTGCAGATGAATCTTCAAAGCAGTTAAATGAAAGTATACAAGAACCAGGCAGTACATCACAAAGTGAAAGGAATCAAGATTTTCGCAAGAATGTGAGAGAGATTATGTTACCAAATAAAAATGCACCGCACGACCCTCCTCCACTTTGCACGGTATGTCAGCATAAAACACCATCATTTGGGAATCCACCAAGATTGTTCTCATATGCTGAGCTTGAACAAGCTACTAGTGTATTTTCGAAGGATAACTTTTTGGCTGAGGGGGGATACGGTTCTGTACACCGTGGAGTATTACCTGATGGTCTGGTCATAGCTGTGAAGCAACATAAATTGGCTAGTACTCAGGGTGATCGTGAATTTTGCTCAGAAGTGCAGGTCCTGAGCTGTGCACAGCACCGTAATGTTGTGATGCTGATTGGATACTGCGTGGAGAACAGAAGGCGGTTATTAGTTTACGAGTTCATTTGCAATGGTTCTTTGGACTCTCATCTTTATG GCCACAGCTATGATCCGTTGGATTGGACTGCACGCCGAAAGATCGCTATTGGAGCTGCTCGAGGGTTGAGATATCTCCATGAGGAGTGCAGAATTGGCTGTATAGTCCATCGTGACATGCGACCAAACAACATTCTGCTCACGCACGATTTTGAGCCACTA GTCGGAGACTTTGGATTAGCAAGACTGCAACCAGATGGAGATTCGGGTGCAGAAACAAGAATAATCGGAACGTTTGGGTACTTGGCTCCAGAATATGCTCAAACAGGTCAAGTCTCCGATAAAGCTGACATATATTCTTTTGGTGTGGTGCTGGTAGAGCTTGTCACCGGAAGAAAAGCTGTGGATATAAATCGTCCCAAAGGCGAGCAATGCCTCACAGAATGG GCACGGCCTCTGCTCGAAGAGAATGCCTTTTGGAAACTTGTGGATCCACGTTTGAATGGCTGCTATTTAGAAACTGAGGTTCAGGGCATGATACATGCTGCTTCCTTGTGCATACAACGAGACCCTGAGTCAAGGCCTCGAATGTCTCAG GTTCTTCGAATGCTGGAAGATGACACATACATCTGA
- the LOC140804480 gene encoding GATA transcription factor 21-like, whose translation MNLNISPSPFTVEQQINGDIDQNPFSCQFLYNSIQNHTAGYCDHQLYKLQHRQQEGNFGFRGGSSSYNIKNKAEPGIKLTLWNDEDRHVTDETHATKDGADYKPVQWTPSKIILMQKRMKNSNPNHVTLKINSSVANVIDDQKIPASVHSWETDSSSGISYSNPFRVCSDCNTTKTPLWRSGPKGPKSLCNACGIRQRKARRAAMAAASAAANGMAAVLTDETPSLKTTIKLKKKEKISKKGNASNFKKHCKMAVTASGSSCNGDIRKKLDLEDFLINLSKNLAFRFRVFPQDEKDAAILLMALSSGLIDG comes from the exons ATGAACTTAAACATATCTCCTTCCCCTTTTACTGTTGAGCAGCAGATTAATGGAGATATTGATCAAAACCCTTTTTCCTGTCAGTTTTTATACAATTCGATTCAAAATCATACTGCAGGGTACTGTGATCACCAATTATACAAGCTCCAGCATCGTCAACAG GAAGGTAACTTTGGTTTTCGAGGTGGATCATCATCGTATAACATCAAGAATAAGGCTGAACCTGGGATAAAATTAACTCTTTGGAACGACGAAGATCGTCATGTAACTGATGAAACCCATGCCACTAAGGATGGGGCTGATTACAAACCTGTGCAATGGACGCCTTCCAAGATTATTTTGAtgcagaagaggatgaagaacTCGAACCCGAATCACGTGACCTTAAAAATAAACAGCAGTGTAGCGAACGTGATTGACGATCAAAAGATCCCGGCATCAGTACACTCGTGGGAAACGGATTCAAGTAGCGGCATTTCATACAGTAACCCTTTCAGGGTTTGTTCTGATTGCAACACAACAAAGACCCCTCTTTGGAGAAGTGGTCCTAAAGGCCCAAAG TCACTTTGTAACGCATGCGGAATTAGGCAAAGGAAGGCGAGGAGGGCCGCCATGGCTGCCGCTTCAGCGGCAGCTAACGGCATGGCGGCTGTGTTGACCGACGAGACACCATCATTAAAGACGACGATCAAGCTGAAAAAGAAAGAGAAGATAAGTAAAAAAGGGAATGCTTCAAATTTCAAGAAACACTGCAAAATGGCAGTCACTGCCTCTGGATCTTCTTGTAATGGGGATATAAGGAAGAAGCTTGATTTGGAGGATTTCTTGATAAATTTGAGCAAGAATTTGGCATTTCGATTCCGGGTTTTCCCACAAGACGAGAAGGATGCCGCCATCTTGCTTATGGCTCTATCTTCCGGACTGATTGATGGTTGA
- the LOC140804208 gene encoding uncharacterized protein, protein MAPGGRGRKGKEIAQESEAQNVRGLADIIRDRRGRPRGQVAQNVEEEVNQEPPRPERPGARQVAIEQEVEQLTQKVGGMQLIISQFQELRPSKFFGNESGEKASSWLKSINHLFNLLEYSQDIKLKLAIYQLKDRAQLWWEATEEAMKDSGESITWDAFRAHFTQEYAPPSYYAATEEEFNQLVQGNKSVVEYASQFSALLPYVPHVARNDQAKLSRFLHGLQRTVHTLVMTGSPNTYIQAVEKAKKIEASLLRGDPQPGPSSVSQGSGSSMSMPVDLPPYQPVQSYQQPKQQRYKAKGKQFKKKSQSSSSSSGSARGGGSVGSSSTVHCDRCGGRHFSSQCVGVQGSCYVCGQVGHFARVCPNAQRQQFQPQQSGQVPRVPAFQPHAPAQSFQQSGYPPPRGPPQQQFTVPQQARVHALTQDQAQDAPGGVIAGYPGGFDASGGASGSGAQSSSRG, encoded by the exons ATGGCACCTGGAGGAAGAGGtagaaaaggaaaagaaatagCACAAGAATCTGAGGCGCAAAATGTTCGAGGACTTGCAGATATCATTAGAGATAGACGTGGTCGACCTCGAGGACAAGTCGCTCAAAATGTTGAAGAAGAAGTTAACCAAGAACCTCCTCGACCTGAAAGACCTGGAGCTAGACAGGTAGCGATTGAGCAAGAAGTGGAACAACTGACACAGAAAGTTGGAGGAATGCAGTTAATAATTTCTCAGTTCCAAGAACTACGTCCTTCAAAATTCTTTGGCAACGAGAGCGGAGAAAAAGCATCaagctggctgaaaagtataaATCATCTATTTAATTTGTTGGAGTATTCCCAAGATATTAAATTGAAGCTTGCCATCTACCAACTTAAAGATCGAGCACAACTCTGGTGGGAAGCCACAGAAGAAGCAATGAAGGACTCTGGTGAAAGTATTACTTGGGATGCTTTTCGTGCTCACTTTACCCAGGAATATGCACCACCATCATATTATGCTGCTACAGAAGAAGAGTTCAATCAGTTGGTACAGGGCAACAAATCAGTGGTGGAATATGCTTCACAGTTTTCTGCTCTTTTGCCCTATGTTCCACATGTTGCCAGGAATGATCAGGCTAAACTATCACGTTTTTTGCATGGGTTGCAGCGGACTGTTCATACGTTGGTGATGACTGGATCGCCTAATACGTATATTCAAGCAGTGGAAAAGGCGAAGAAAATTGAAGCAAGTTTGCTTAGAGGAGATCCCCAGCCAGGTCCATCATCTGTTTCTCAGGGATCTGGGAGTAGTATGTCAATGCCAGTGGATTTACCTCCATATCAGCCTGTACAGTCATACCAACAACCCAAACAGCAGAGGTACAAGGCaaaaggaaagcaattcaagaaaaagTCTCAATCCAGCTCCTCCAGTTCAGGCAGTGCACGAGGGGGAGGTTCTGTTGGGTCGTCTAGCACTGTGCATTGTGACCGATGTGGTGGTCGACATTTTAGTTCCCAATGTGTAGGAGTTCAGGGGTCTTGTTACGTTTGTGGTCAAGttggacatttcgccagagtatgTCCTAATGCACAAAGACAGCAATTTCAGCCACAACAGTCTGGACAAGTTCCCCGAGTACCAGCTTTCCAGCCACATGCTCCTGCACAGTCATTTCAGCAATCTGGTTATCCACCGCCTAGAGGTCCTCCTCAGCAACAATTTACAGTGCCACAGCAGGCTAGAGTCCATGCATTGACTCAAGACCAGGCTCAGGATGCACCAGGAggagtgattgcag gttatccaggaggatttgacgcgtctggtggagcgtcaggtagtggtgcccagtcgtcgagtcgtggttga